The Kineothrix sp. MB12-C1 genome includes a window with the following:
- a CDS encoding carbohydrate ABC transporter permease, translated as MKSIHLTLKQKNILLSIVAVIIACIFLFPLYWIVINSFKLDSEIFASRPTMWPEKFTLNAYKDQLGSLSTTMKNSIIIAVGSMLLSLCLSVPAAYGLARYKVRGMKMFVLIFLITQMLPASLVLTPLFLIFSKLGILNTYWAPILSTATISIPFIVLMLRPGFLSMPKELEDAAKIDGCNALTAFFRIAIPISKPTVITASCFSFVFAWNDLAYSMTFNTKEMMRPMTSAIYTFMNQYGTKWNSIMAFGVLLILPSCIIFVTMQKHIVEGMTSGSVKG; from the coding sequence ATGAAAAGTATACACCTTACTCTTAAACAAAAAAATATCTTACTCAGCATAGTAGCCGTAATCATCGCTTGTATTTTCTTATTTCCGCTCTACTGGATTGTCATTAATTCCTTTAAGCTGGATAGCGAGATTTTCGCGAGCAGACCGACTATGTGGCCTGAGAAGTTCACCTTAAATGCATATAAAGATCAGTTAGGAAGTCTGTCTACCACCATGAAGAACTCAATTATTATTGCAGTCGGTTCCATGTTATTATCCTTATGTTTGTCCGTTCCGGCAGCCTATGGATTGGCAAGGTATAAAGTGCGTGGAATGAAGATGTTTGTATTGATTTTCCTTATTACGCAGATGCTCCCTGCTTCTTTGGTGCTGACCCCCTTATTCCTGATTTTTTCTAAATTGGGAATTCTGAATACGTATTGGGCACCGATTTTATCGACAGCGACCATATCGATACCGTTTATTGTATTGATGTTGCGCCCGGGATTTTTAAGTATGCCAAAAGAGTTAGAAGATGCGGCGAAGATAGATGGCTGTAATGCATTGACGGCGTTCTTCCGTATTGCCATTCCCATTTCAAAACCTACGGTAATTACCGCGTCCTGTTTTAGCTTTGTGTTTGCATGGAATGACTTGGCTTATTCCATGACCTTTAATACAAAAGAAATGATGAGACCGATGACCTCGGCTATTTATACATTTATGAATCAGTATGGAACGAAATGGAATAGTATTATGGCGTTCGGCGTGTTGCTGATTCTTCCGAGCTGTATTATCTTCGTAACGATGCAGAAGCATATTGTGGAAGGTATGACCAGCGGTTCTGTAAAAGGATAA
- a CDS encoding glycoside hydrolase family 31 protein — protein MSVFRQEGNCLKFHYDAEELWIEPWGANSFRVRASKMAQMPQECWALEMEVEKTEAEITIEEGCASIKNGKIKATVSRYGKLTFYNQKDEVLLDEYLRNRLDVFADYCSALEVEAREFKPIPGGDYHLSMRFVSNPEEKIYGMGQYQQPYLNLKGADLELAQRNSQASVPFAISSLGYGFLWNNPAVGRTIFGKNITTWEAYSTKGLDYWITAEDTPAKIEEAYAKVTGTVPMMPDYAMGFWQCKLRYQTQEELLEVAREYKRRGLPISVIVIDYFHWPLQGDWRFDPEYWPDPDAMIAELKEMGIELMVSIWPTVDYRSENFDEMREKGYLIRTDRGFRMVMDFQGNTVHYDATNPEAREYVWQKAKKNYYDKGVKVFWLDEAEPEYTVYDFDNYRYHMGPNVQIGNIYPALYAKTFFDGMKAEGQENIINLLRCAWAGSQKYGALVWSGDIHSSFSSLRNQLAAGLNMGIAGIPWWTTDIGGFHGGDPTDPDFQELLVRWFEYGTFCPVMRLHGYREPLKEPMGKEGGAACVSGADNEVWSFGEEAYEICKTYLQIREDMKPYITERMKEAHEKGTPVMRPLFYDFPQDKKAWEVEDEYMFGPDYLVAPILYAGMRKREVYLPAEDNWKNYWTGEVFRGGSVIEVDAPLAQLPVFVRSK, from the coding sequence ATGAGCGTATTTAGACAGGAAGGAAATTGCTTGAAGTTTCATTATGATGCGGAGGAACTTTGGATTGAGCCCTGGGGAGCTAATAGCTTCCGGGTTCGTGCTTCTAAGATGGCACAGATGCCTCAGGAATGCTGGGCGCTTGAGATGGAAGTGGAGAAGACCGAAGCTGAAATAACGATAGAAGAAGGATGCGCATCGATTAAAAACGGTAAGATTAAAGCGACAGTTTCCCGTTACGGAAAGCTGACTTTTTATAATCAGAAGGACGAAGTTCTTCTGGATGAATATTTAAGAAACCGCTTGGATGTATTTGCTGATTATTGCAGTGCTTTGGAGGTAGAGGCGAGAGAGTTTAAACCGATTCCGGGTGGAGACTATCATTTATCCATGAGATTCGTGTCGAATCCTGAAGAGAAAATCTATGGTATGGGGCAGTATCAGCAGCCTTATTTGAATCTAAAGGGCGCGGACTTGGAACTGGCACAGAGAAACTCTCAGGCTAGTGTACCATTTGCAATTTCCTCCCTTGGATATGGATTCCTCTGGAATAATCCGGCAGTAGGAAGAACGATTTTTGGTAAGAACATTACTACTTGGGAGGCGTATTCCACAAAAGGGCTTGATTATTGGATTACAGCGGAAGATACACCTGCGAAAATAGAAGAAGCATATGCTAAGGTAACGGGAACAGTACCGATGATGCCTGATTATGCTATGGGATTCTGGCAGTGTAAGCTTCGTTACCAGACGCAGGAAGAATTGCTGGAAGTAGCGAGAGAATATAAGAGAAGAGGACTTCCCATTTCTGTTATTGTTATTGATTATTTCCATTGGCCGCTGCAAGGTGATTGGAGATTTGATCCGGAATATTGGCCCGATCCTGATGCAATGATAGCAGAGCTGAAAGAGATGGGTATCGAGCTTATGGTATCCATATGGCCCACCGTAGACTATCGCAGCGAGAACTTCGATGAGATGAGAGAAAAGGGATATTTAATCCGCACCGATAGAGGATTCCGTATGGTGATGGATTTCCAAGGCAATACGGTTCACTACGATGCTACGAATCCGGAAGCCAGAGAATATGTATGGCAGAAGGCGAAGAAGAATTATTACGATAAAGGCGTAAAGGTCTTCTGGCTGGACGAAGCAGAGCCGGAATATACGGTTTATGATTTCGATAACTACCGTTATCATATGGGGCCTAATGTGCAGATCGGTAATATCTATCCTGCTTTGTATGCGAAAACCTTCTTTGATGGTATGAAGGCAGAAGGACAGGAGAATATTATCAACTTACTGCGTTGTGCATGGGCAGGTTCTCAGAAATATGGTGCTCTCGTATGGTCTGGAGATATTCACTCCAGTTTCTCAAGTTTGCGCAATCAGTTGGCAGCAGGATTGAATATGGGAATTGCAGGAATTCCTTGGTGGACCACAGATATTGGCGGTTTCCATGGTGGGGATCCGACAGACCCTGACTTCCAGGAATTGTTAGTTCGATGGTTCGAATATGGGACCTTCTGCCCGGTTATGCGTCTGCATGGATATAGAGAACCTTTGAAAGAGCCCATGGGAAAAGAAGGTGGAGCGGCTTGTGTGTCCGGAGCGGATAATGAAGTATGGTCCTTCGGTGAAGAAGCTTATGAAATCTGCAAGACCTATTTACAGATAAGAGAAGATATGAAGCCTTATATTACAGAGCGTATGAAAGAAGCCCATGAAAAGGGAACGCCCGTTATGCGTCCTCTGTTCTATGACTTCCCTCAGGATAAAAAAGCATGGGAAGTCGAGGATGAGTATATGTTCGGTCCTGATTACCTCGTTGCACCAATCCTTTATGCAGGCATGAGAAAACGAGAAGTTTACTTGCCGGCAGAAGACAATTGGAAGAATTATTGGACCGGAGAGGTATTCCGGGGAGGAAGTGTTATTGAGGTGGATGCTCCGCTTGCACAGCTTCCGGTATTTGTAAGAAGTAAATAA
- a CDS encoding zinc-dependent alcohol dehydrogenase family protein — translation MMKAAVFYGEKDLRIEEIEIPKPGCGEVLLKVHACGVCGTDVHIYEGDEGAAKSPAGTVLGHEFSGEIVEVGKGVTRLKAGDRVCVDPNKLCGKCEYCLSGIGHFCENMVGIGTTVNGGFAEYCVIPQEQAYVISDNLTFEEAAMAEPVACCLHGIDLCEIHPGDTVAVFGMGMIGLLMMQLARISGAAKIIAIEPVEVKRNQALQLGADLVIDPINEDIKEVLAANNIGRVNTVIECVGRIDSMKQAMEIAGKKSVVMLFGLTRPQEELPVKPFDLFRKEITLKASFINPYTQQRAVALIESGNIDVKSMISNRLPLGELEKVLGDSAMRSQGKIIINL, via the coding sequence ATGATGAAAGCGGCAGTATTTTACGGAGAAAAGGATCTGCGGATAGAAGAAATCGAAATACCCAAGCCTGGATGTGGGGAAGTTCTGCTTAAGGTACATGCTTGTGGTGTGTGCGGAACCGATGTCCATATCTATGAAGGAGATGAGGGAGCAGCCAAAAGCCCTGCAGGTACTGTTCTCGGACATGAATTCTCCGGGGAAATTGTAGAAGTCGGTAAAGGCGTTACACGGTTAAAAGCAGGGGATCGTGTCTGTGTGGATCCGAATAAGTTGTGCGGAAAATGTGAATATTGCCTGAGCGGCATCGGACATTTTTGTGAAAACATGGTGGGTATCGGAACGACAGTGAACGGCGGATTCGCGGAATATTGTGTAATCCCACAGGAACAGGCCTATGTCATCTCGGACAATCTTACCTTCGAGGAAGCAGCGATGGCAGAGCCGGTGGCTTGCTGCCTGCACGGAATCGATCTATGCGAGATTCATCCGGGAGATACGGTAGCGGTATTCGGCATGGGAATGATTGGCCTTCTTATGATGCAGCTCGCACGTATTAGCGGAGCAGCGAAAATCATTGCAATAGAACCGGTGGAGGTAAAGCGGAATCAGGCGCTGCAATTGGGCGCCGATCTGGTTATCGATCCGATTAATGAAGATATTAAGGAAGTTCTTGCCGCAAATAATATCGGACGTGTTAACACTGTTATTGAATGTGTGGGAAGAATCGATAGTATGAAACAAGCTATGGAAATTGCAGGTAAGAAATCAGTGGTAATGCTATTTGGATTAACAAGGCCGCAGGAAGAGCTTCCCGTAAAGCCTTTCGATCTTTTTAGAAAAGAGATTACCTTAAAGGCTTCCTTTATCAACCCGTATACACAACAGCGGGCGGTAGCACTTATCGAATCGGGTAACATCGATGTGAAGTCTATGATCTCAAACAGACTTCCCCTGGGAGAGCTGGAAAAGGTGCTGGGAGACAGTGCGATGCGCAGTCAAGGAAAGATTATTATTAATTTATAA
- the yicI gene encoding alpha-xylosidase has product MKFTNGYWRIREEIDPVYAVEYYDSEIKNNELTVYAATKHMGDRGDTLNQPMLTVTLSSPMEDVIKVSAVHFKGALNLGPHYEVTQQGGDFISITEDEDKIIYTSGKTSAIIYKGMNAWKIEFKEGDRLLTESSYRNLAYMKNKETKKNYMVEQLLLDVGEYVYGMGERYTPFVKNGQIVEIWNEDGGTASEQTYKNIPFYITNKGYGVFVGHAGDVHFEVGSEKVERVQFSVCTEQIEYYILNGRTPKGTVQLYTELTGKPALPPSWSFGLWLTTSFTTSYDEETTTSFIQGMADRDIPLHTFHFDCFWMKGYEWCNFEWDKDTFPDPEGMLKRYKDRGLHICVWINSYIGQKSALFDEGMEHGYFVKNLDGSVWQCDRWQAGMALVDFTNPAACKWYEEKLERLIDMGVDSFKTDFGERIPVTGVKYYDGSDTVKMHNYYAYLYNKVVFELLERKLGRDKALVFARSTAAGGQKFPVHWGGDCTATYPSMAEDLRGGLSLSLGGYGFWSHDIGGFEQTASADVYKRWCAFGLLSSHSRLHGSTSYRVPWLFDDEACDILRKFVKLKCSLMPYLYAQAVKAHKEGIPMMRPMFLEFPEDLTCETLDKQYMLGDSLLVAPIFKESGEVAYYLPEGKWTNYLTGEVKEGGKWYREVFDYFHLPLMVRENTILAVGNNEDKPDYDYADGTTLKLFQIQDGVQVQAMIPDIDGREAMTVSVSAKDGKISLQTEGGKNFTVEVAGHPEASIKISGNQAEIEL; this is encoded by the coding sequence ATGAAATTTACAAATGGATATTGGCGTATCAGAGAAGAAATTGATCCCGTTTATGCCGTTGAATATTATGATTCTGAGATAAAAAATAATGAGTTGACCGTATATGCAGCGACTAAGCATATGGGAGACCGTGGCGATACGCTGAACCAACCTATGCTTACGGTAACCTTATCCAGCCCAATGGAGGATGTGATAAAAGTTTCGGCAGTACATTTCAAAGGGGCTTTGAATCTGGGACCTCATTACGAAGTGACACAGCAGGGCGGCGATTTCATCTCTATTACAGAAGATGAGGACAAAATTATCTATACATCCGGTAAGACGAGTGCAATTATTTATAAAGGGATGAATGCGTGGAAGATTGAATTCAAAGAAGGAGATAGACTTCTGACTGAAAGCAGCTATCGCAATCTCGCTTATATGAAAAACAAAGAAACGAAGAAAAACTATATGGTAGAACAGCTCCTGCTAGACGTAGGCGAATATGTTTACGGTATGGGTGAGCGTTATACTCCTTTTGTTAAAAACGGACAGATAGTGGAAATCTGGAATGAAGATGGAGGAACAGCTTCGGAGCAGACGTACAAAAATATTCCTTTTTATATTACGAACAAAGGTTACGGAGTGTTTGTAGGACATGCAGGAGATGTTCACTTTGAAGTAGGAAGCGAAAAGGTAGAGCGTGTACAGTTCAGCGTATGTACAGAACAGATAGAATATTATATTTTAAATGGACGTACACCGAAAGGAACTGTACAGTTATATACAGAACTGACAGGTAAACCTGCACTTCCGCCTTCATGGTCTTTCGGTCTTTGGCTGACTACATCTTTTACTACAAGCTATGATGAGGAAACGACAACAAGTTTTATCCAGGGAATGGCTGACAGAGATATTCCGTTGCATACCTTCCACTTCGATTGCTTCTGGATGAAGGGCTACGAGTGGTGCAACTTCGAATGGGATAAAGATACGTTCCCGGATCCGGAAGGAATGTTGAAACGCTATAAAGATAGAGGGCTGCATATATGCGTATGGATTAACAGCTATATCGGCCAGAAATCAGCACTCTTTGATGAAGGCATGGAACACGGATATTTCGTGAAGAACTTGGATGGTTCGGTATGGCAGTGTGATAGATGGCAGGCAGGAATGGCACTTGTTGACTTCACGAACCCTGCAGCCTGCAAATGGTATGAAGAGAAGCTGGAAAGGCTGATCGACATGGGAGTGGATAGTTTCAAGACAGACTTCGGAGAAAGAATTCCTGTTACCGGAGTGAAATACTATGATGGTTCCGATACAGTGAAAATGCATAACTATTATGCTTATCTTTACAATAAGGTCGTATTTGAATTGTTGGAAAGAAAGCTTGGAAGGGATAAGGCTCTTGTATTCGCCAGATCGACAGCAGCAGGCGGACAAAAATTCCCCGTTCATTGGGGCGGTGATTGTACGGCAACCTATCCTTCTATGGCAGAGGACTTAAGAGGCGGTTTATCCCTGTCTCTTGGCGGATATGGTTTCTGGAGTCATGATATAGGCGGCTTCGAGCAAACGGCATCAGCGGATGTATATAAACGTTGGTGTGCATTCGGTCTGTTGAGCTCTCACAGTAGACTTCACGGTTCCACTTCTTATCGAGTACCGTGGTTATTCGATGACGAAGCATGCGACATCTTAAGAAAGTTTGTGAAGTTAAAATGTTCTCTTATGCCTTATCTCTATGCGCAGGCAGTGAAAGCACATAAAGAAGGAATTCCTATGATGCGTCCGATGTTCCTGGAGTTCCCTGAGGATCTCACATGTGAAACTTTGGATAAACAGTATATGCTGGGAGATTCCTTGCTGGTAGCTCCTATTTTCAAGGAAAGTGGAGAAGTTGCTTATTACCTTCCGGAAGGAAAATGGACGAATTATCTTACCGGAGAGGTAAAAGAAGGCGGCAAATGGTATCGTGAAGTATTCGATTATTTCCATTTACCGTTAATGGTAAGAGAAAACACTATTCTGGCAGTGGGAAATAACGAGGATAAACCGGATTACGATTATGCCGATGGAACGACGTTGAAGCTGTTCCAGATTCAGGATGGTGTTCAGGTTCAGGCTATGATACCGGATATAGACGGTAGAGAAGCGATGACGGTTTCCGTTTCAGCAAAAGATGGTAAAATATCTCTGCAGACAGAGGGAGGAAAGAACTTTACGGTAGAAGTAGCAGGTCATCCCGAAGCAAGTATAAAGATATCAGGAAATCAGGCTGAAATCGAATTATAA
- a CDS encoding D-2-hydroxyacid dehydrogenase: protein MKIVILERNTVGLDISVEHLKELGEVTIYPNTSRDEVEGRVKDADIIIANKSPLKEETLRNAQNVKLICEFATGYDNIDLDYCKKRGIKVANVVNYSTAAVAQHTFALCLYVLEKLHHYDKYVKSGEYAAQSGFSNFSIPFTELDGKTWGIVGMGNIGRKVARIAEAFGCKVIFYSASGKSACTDYKQVDFDTLLGKSDFLSLHCPLSDRTRNLINLDALRKMKKTSILINVARGPVVNDADLYTALTEDMIAGAGLDVTSTEPMRDENPLSKIMDSNKLIITPHLAWASTEARNRVVEETYKNIEAFLKGEDRNLVI, encoded by the coding sequence ATGAAAATTGTAATTTTAGAGAGAAATACAGTAGGGTTGGATATATCAGTAGAACATTTGAAAGAGTTAGGAGAAGTGACGATATATCCTAATACATCGCGGGATGAGGTGGAGGGACGGGTAAAAGATGCAGATATTATTATTGCAAATAAATCTCCCTTAAAAGAAGAGACGCTGAGGAATGCGCAGAATGTGAAGTTGATTTGTGAATTTGCAACCGGGTATGATAATATCGATTTGGATTACTGTAAAAAAAGGGGAATTAAAGTAGCTAATGTGGTTAATTATTCAACAGCAGCAGTGGCACAGCATACCTTTGCCCTTTGTCTTTATGTATTGGAGAAATTGCACCATTATGATAAATATGTGAAATCAGGAGAGTATGCAGCACAAAGTGGGTTTTCCAACTTCTCCATTCCCTTTACCGAGCTCGATGGAAAGACTTGGGGAATTGTAGGAATGGGGAATATCGGAAGAAAGGTTGCGCGGATAGCAGAAGCCTTCGGTTGTAAAGTTATTTTCTATTCCGCATCGGGTAAAAGCGCTTGTACGGATTATAAGCAGGTGGATTTTGATACTTTACTCGGCAAGTCAGATTTCCTGTCGCTGCACTGCCCATTAAGTGATAGAACGAGAAATCTCATCAATCTGGATGCGCTGAGGAAGATGAAGAAGACTTCTATCCTTATAAACGTGGCGAGAGGCCCTGTAGTAAATGATGCTGATTTGTATACCGCATTGACAGAAGATATGATTGCCGGTGCCGGGCTGGATGTGACAAGTACGGAGCCGATGAGAGATGAGAACCCCCTTAGTAAGATAATGGATAGCAATAAACTGATTATAACCCCGCATCTTGCATGGGCGAGTACTGAGGCGAGAAACCGTGTGGTAGAAGAAACGTATAAAAATATTGAGGCCTTCTTAAAGGGAGAAGATAGAAACCTCGTAATATAA
- a CDS encoding NUDIX hydrolase, whose product MIEVTFYNQIDDDLLKFAVIISKSNGKWVFCKHKDRDTYEVPGGHRETGEDILETARRELQEETGAIEFTIEPVCVYSVKGKIRVDEFLDKESFGMLFVADIQSFEQELHSEIEEIIITDNLIDNWTYPLIQPKLIGEARKRGYL is encoded by the coding sequence ATGATAGAGGTAACATTTTATAATCAAATAGATGATGATCTGCTGAAATTTGCTGTGATTATTTCCAAGAGCAATGGAAAATGGGTGTTTTGCAAGCATAAAGACAGAGATACATATGAAGTACCCGGCGGGCATAGAGAAACCGGAGAAGATATTCTTGAAACTGCAAGGAGAGAACTTCAAGAAGAAACCGGAGCTATCGAGTTTACTATAGAACCTGTATGCGTCTATTCGGTTAAAGGCAAAATAAGAGTAGATGAATTCCTAGATAAGGAAAGTTTCGGGATGCTATTTGTTGCAGATATACAATCATTCGAACAAGAACTGCATAGTGAAATTGAAGAAATAATCATCACCGATAACCTTATCGATAATTGGACATACCCTCTGATACAGCCTAAATTGATTGGAGAGGCAAGAAAAAGAGGATATCTGTAA
- a CDS encoding 5'-methylthioadenosine/adenosylhomocysteine nucleosidase yields the protein MNKIGIIGAMELEVETLKEKMKINNIVKKASMDFHEGSLNDVEVVIVRSGIGKVNAGICVQILADLFHVTHIINTGVAGSLNPSIDIGDIVISTDAMYHDVDATVFGYQPGEIPQLGQREFIAEPSLIALAKVACEDVNPDIHAFSGRVVSGDQFISDKAVKERLVNVFEGFCAEMEGAAIAQASTLNHIPFVIIRAISDKADESAEMDYPSFERKAAADCAKLVAHMIQKI from the coding sequence ATGAACAAAATCGGAATTATAGGTGCCATGGAACTCGAAGTGGAGACCTTAAAAGAAAAGATGAAGATAAATAATATCGTTAAGAAAGCTTCTATGGACTTCCATGAAGGAAGCTTGAACGATGTTGAAGTAGTAATCGTACGAAGCGGTATCGGCAAAGTAAATGCCGGTATATGCGTACAAATCTTAGCAGATTTATTCCATGTCACCCATATTATCAATACCGGCGTTGCCGGCTCTCTCAATCCCAGCATCGATATTGGCGATATCGTCATTTCCACTGATGCTATGTATCATGATGTGGATGCTACCGTATTCGGCTACCAGCCGGGAGAGATTCCTCAGCTCGGGCAGCGTGAATTCATTGCGGAGCCGTCTCTCATCGCATTGGCCAAGGTTGCCTGCGAGGATGTTAATCCGGATATCCATGCTTTTTCCGGACGGGTTGTCAGCGGTGATCAATTCATTAGTGACAAGGCAGTAAAAGAACGTCTTGTGAATGTCTTCGAAGGCTTCTGCGCTGAAATGGAAGGGGCTGCTATCGCCCAGGCCTCCACCTTAAATCACATTCCTTTTGTTATTATACGTGCCATTTCCGACAAGGCCGATGAGAGCGCAGAGATGGACTATCCCTCTTTTGAACGAAAAGCTGCTGCCGACTGTGCGAAGCTCGTGGCACATATGATACAGAAGATTTAA
- a CDS encoding S-ribosylhomocysteine lyase, protein MEKIASFTIDHIKLQPGVYVSRKDAVGEYTITSFDLRMTSPNEEPVMNTAEMHAIEHLAATFLRNHADYKEKTIYFGPMGCRTGFYLLLNGDYSSKDIVPLMVEMYEFIRDFEGEIPGASAKDCGNYLDMNLNMAKYLAKKYLDTVLYVIDDSRLVYPQ, encoded by the coding sequence ATGGAAAAAATAGCAAGCTTTACCATCGACCATATAAAATTACAACCCGGCGTATATGTATCTCGCAAAGATGCGGTAGGAGAATATACGATTACCTCCTTTGATTTGCGGATGACCTCCCCTAACGAGGAACCGGTTATGAATACCGCAGAAATGCATGCCATCGAGCATCTGGCAGCTACCTTCCTGCGCAATCATGCGGATTATAAGGAGAAGACCATCTATTTCGGCCCTATGGGATGCCGTACCGGCTTCTATCTTCTCTTGAACGGCGACTATTCTTCCAAGGATATTGTTCCCTTAATGGTGGAAATGTATGAGTTCATCCGTGACTTCGAGGGTGAAATTCCCGGTGCCAGCGCAAAAGACTGCGGTAATTATCTGGACATGAACTTAAACATGGCAAAATACCTTGCCAAAAAATATCTCGATACTGTTCTTTACGTTATCGATGACAGCCGCCTCGTTTATCCGCAGTAA
- a CDS encoding FadR/GntR family transcriptional regulator — protein sequence MQEFSSYKEKLLTEQIEEQILDYITKEQIESGKKLPNEFILAEKFGVGRSTLREAVKLLVARGVLEVRHGSGTYVTSSMPLDNDPLHLREIEDKISLAMDIVNVRLILEPEIAALAALNATEEDIKRLRELCSMVEDKIINDEPYIKEDIEFHAFIAKCSKNVVMGQLIPIIDTAVLLFVNITHKALKRETIETHRAITDAIQKRDYIGAKTAMLMHIIYNRDKIKEIKDSRNSDR from the coding sequence ATGCAAGAGTTCTCAAGCTATAAAGAAAAGCTGCTAACAGAGCAGATAGAGGAACAGATTCTCGATTATATTACAAAAGAGCAGATTGAATCGGGTAAGAAGCTTCCCAATGAATTCATTTTAGCAGAAAAGTTCGGTGTTGGAAGAAGCACCTTAAGAGAAGCGGTAAAACTATTGGTCGCCAGGGGAGTATTGGAAGTTCGCCACGGTTCGGGAACCTATGTGACGAGTTCCATGCCACTTGATAATGATCCGCTTCATTTACGTGAAATAGAGGATAAAATCTCTCTAGCAATGGATATTGTCAATGTCAGATTAATTCTGGAGCCGGAGATAGCAGCGCTTGCAGCCTTGAACGCTACGGAGGAAGATATTAAGAGGTTAAGAGAATTATGCAGTATGGTAGAAGATAAAATCATAAATGATGAGCCGTATATAAAAGAAGATATAGAATTTCATGCATTTATCGCTAAGTGCTCCAAAAATGTGGTTATGGGGCAATTGATACCTATTATTGATACGGCGGTTTTGCTATTTGTAAACATAACTCATAAAGCCTTAAAAAGAGAGACAATAGAAACTCATAGAGCAATTACAGACGCGATACAAAAACGTGATTACATTGGTGCAAAAACTGCTATGTTAATGCACATTATCTACAACCGGGATAAAATTAAAGAGATCAAAGATAGTAGGAATTCAGACAGATAA